CTCCCCCTCCTGCATCAGATAGCGGCGGTTGCGAAGCCCCGTGAGCGAATCAGTGACCGAGATGCTCTCCAACTCGCCGATGGTCTCGCGCAACGTCTCGCCCAGGGTGCAAAACGAATCGTGCAGTCGCGAGACCTCGTCTGGCGCACCCTGCATCTTTTTCGGCAGGCAGCTTGCGGCGTACTCGCCTTCGCGCATGGACTCGGAGAAATCCACCAGCCGCTCGATGGGCCGTTCGATGGAGCGCGCGAGCCGGATGAGCAGCGGCGTGAGCAAAAGGATGGTCAAAAGTCCCGCGCCCATGGCCACGGCAACGGCCGTCCTGGCGCCGCCCATGACTTCGCTTTCGGGAATCTCGCCCACAAGTATCCACGGCTTGACCGTGAGCGGCGCATACGCGCCCACAACTCGCTTTCCGGCGTGGTTGCGGTATGGGCCGTGCATCTCCACGCCCCTGGCCACGGCACCGAGTATGGGTGTGTTCAGCGGTGAAAGCAGCGGCGGCGCATTGGCGCCCTGCGAGGCGGGGCCATTGCCAGAAAGCTCGGTCAGGAGGCTTCCGTCGCCGGTGACGAGAAAGGACTCGCCCGTCTTGCCGAGACGCATGCGCGACAAAAGGCTGCTGACCGTGGTCATGCGCACGGGCGTCACGATCACGCCCTGAAATACCCCCTGGTTGTCGAACACCGGCGCGGAGAACATGATGATGGGCTGGTCCGAGACACGGCCGATGAGCACGTCCGAAATGAACGGCCTGCCTTCGCGCCCCTCCTTGAAATAGGCGCGGTCCGAGACGTCGAGCCCAGGCGAGGCGGCCGTATCCATGCGCGTGCGGCCGTCGGGCCCGACGAATATAACGCCGGAAACGTCGACCCTGGTGCTCGCGAAGGCGGCGAAGGCCTCCATCATGGCCTCCATGTCCACGCGCCGCACGGCCGGGAGCGAGGCCACGAGCATCGCATCCTGCAGGCGGGAGCGCATCCAGCGGTCGATGACGGCCGCCTGAACCGTCAGGCGCTCCTCGATCTCGGCTTCCTTGTCGTCGATGATCCCGGTGCGCATGAAAAACACGAAGACGAGCAATGAAATGGCGATGGGCAGCGCCACCAGAAGCAGGGAATAGGCCCGGATGCGGCCGTGAATGGTGGACAGGGACTTCAGCAACATGTGTATGCGTAAGCGGCGACGGCGGCGCACGGCGTGTCGGCGCCCAACCGCCCGGCGCTCCCCCCTCGTCGCGTCGGCGTCATTTGGACGCCCTTCCCATACCCATGCCGGGAGTGCGGGGCAAGGGAAAATACGTCAATCACTTTCAGCCGCCCAGGGCGGGATTCGCCCTCTAACCACAAACGCCTCCCGGCCCGCCCCGGCGATCAGACGCTCACGCCCGCGCGCATGGAGGCCGTCTCCTCGCATTCCTCGTCGGGCAGCCCTTCGCGGCTCAAGGGCAGTTCGATGACGAAGACCGTGCCCGGCCCGGGCTTGGTGTGCTCCGAGGGGCCGTTGCCCAGGTATTCCACAGGCGCGGGCGAAACGGCGGAGATGCGGCCCTGGTGGTCCTTGATGACGCCGAACGAAATGGACAGGCCAAGGCCGGTTCCCTTGCCCACCTGCTTGGTGGTGAAGAAGGGGTCGAAAATCTTCTTCAGATTCTCCTGGCTGATGCCCGCCCCGGTGTCCGCGAAAAAGAGGACCACACGCCTGCGATGGCGGCAGAGCTTGGAACGGATGAATATCGCCCCGTCCTGGCCGATGGAGTCGAAGGCGTTGTTCACCAGATTCAGCCACACAGACTTGAGCTTTTCCTTGTCGCCCCAGATGGGCGGGATGGTCGGGTCGAGGTCGGTTTCGATCTCCACGCGCTCCTGGCGGAAGATGGTGCGCACCAGCGAGACGACCTCCTCGATGGACTCGTTGAGGTCCATCTCCCGGATGACGTTGGCGGACTGGCGGGAGAAGCCCAGGAGGTCGGCCACGATTTTCTTGCAGACCTTGGTTTGCTTCTCGATGATGGCCACGTCCTCGCGCGGCTGCGAGCCCTCGGGCAGGTCTTCCAGCAGCATCTGGGCATAGCCCAGGATGATGCCCAGCGGGGTGTTGATCTCGTGCGCCACGCCGCCCGCGAGCCTGCCCAAATCCTCCATCTTCTGCGACTGGATGAGTTGGTCCTGGTAGTTCTTCAGGGCCGAGATGTCGCGCGCGGTCATGAGCAGACCGATGATCCTCCCCCCGCTGTCCGTGACCGGCACCTTGACCACGTGGAACCAGCGCTTGCTGGTCTCGTGATCGACCATGATCTCCTTGGATACGGGCCTGCCGGTTTCCAGCAGGGAGGCGTCCTCGGCCGCGTTGACCTCCGCGCCCTGAATGGCGAACAGCGCGGGGTCGGCCCGGCCGATGACGTCCTGGTCGCGGCAGCCGAAGTAGCGGCGAAACGCCTTGTTCACGGCGCGGTACGCCCCCTTCTCGTCTTGCAGGCTGACCAGATCGGGGGTGACGTCGAAAATGGTGCGCAAAAGCTGCTGCTGTCGCGCCAGATCTGTCTGGGCGCTCTTGAGTTCGCGGATATGGTCGCGCAGCGACACGGCCATGACGTCGAAGGCCTCGGCCAGATCCTGGATCTCGTCGCCCCGGTTCTGGCGATAAACCCGGCAATCCAGGCAACTGTCGAGCTTGGCCGGAAACTCGGCTTCGCCGCAATTCTCGCAGAGCGTCCCGGCCAAGTGCCAGCAGCGGCGCGAACGGTCGCCGTAGGCCGGGCAATCAGTGCGGTCGCAATCCATTATCTCCCAGCAGGCCTCGGCCAGACGCGGCCCGGCGTGCACGTCGAGATTGCCGTGCATGATCTCCTCGGCGGACTCGCGCAGGACCGCGATGCGTCGGGTCACGGTGCGCGCGAAGAGCGAGCCAAGCCCAACGGCCAAAACGGCCACCAGTCCCACGGCCACGACGATGGCCAAGGCCAGTTCGCGCCGCGCGGCCTGCACCGAGGTCTGCGAAAGGCCCACGCGGGCCACGCCCAGAAGATTGCCGCCCAGGCTCACGGGCGCGGCGAAGTCGTAGATGAGCTCCGTGCCCGTGTCGAGCAGCCGCGCCGAGGTACGGCGCGCGCCCGGCTCCATGGGCGCGGCCGGATCGGGTGGCAGGTTGATGCGCAACAGTTCGATGGGGAAACCACCCGAAAAGGAGTGGGCCATGACCTGATCCTGGGGATCGATCACAAAGGCGTAGATGATGTCCGCGCCCGTGTTCACGGTCTCGTCAACCATGTTCTTCAGGCGCAAAAAATCCACGGCCAGCAGCGGATCGACCGAGCGCGCGGCCAGACTCATGGCCAGCGACTCGGCCCGACGCTTGGCCTCGTCGGTCAGGGCCTCACCCGCGATGGCCGTGGTCAGGAGCATGGCCGCAAGGCCCGTTGCGGCCAGGAGGCTGCCGATGACCAGGTACATCTTGGCCGCGAAGGGCAGACGCTCCAAGGCATGGCGCAGGGCGATGGCCGGGTTTTTCACGGCGCGACCTCGCCCTCGGCCGCGAGCCGTGCGACGAGTTCGCGCACCGGGTCGAAATCGGCGTCCACGGCCGCGTGAATGGCCTCGAAGCGGGCCGCGTCCAAAATCTCGCGATGCCCCGGATTGTCGCGGTCCAGGGACAAGAGCGCCTTCTTCACGTCCATGAGGATCTCGGGGTTCAACCCCCGACGCGCGGCGAAGAGCCAGTTGGGATACTCGCGCGTGACGGCCAGGACGCGGATTTGCCCCATGTCGATGCGATCCGCCAGCAAGGCGCGGGTACCGTCGCGCACCGTGCCCACGTCATACTTGCCGGAAAGTACGCCGAGCACGACCTTCTCCTGCTTGCCGCCGGGACCGGGCGCGAAAGCCACCTCGGCGAAGTCGCGCTTGCGCAGGCCGTTCTCCAGGAAGTGGCCGAGCGGGAAAAGGTAGCCGCCGGCCGAGGACGGGTCCACGGCGATCCAGCGCTTGCCGCGCACGTCGTCCAGGGTGCGGATGGTCTTGTTGTCGGCGCGCACCAGTATCTCGCCCCAGAATCCGCCGTCCTCCTCGCTGCCCACGATGCGCGCGAAGGCCTGCGCGCCGTAGCGCTCGTTGATCTGCACGTAGACGAAGGGGTTGACGAAAGAGATGTCGATGGCTCCGTCGCCGACCATCTTGATGTGGTCCTCGAAAGTGTCGGGATAGACCTGCCGGATGGACAGCCCCGTTTCCTTGCGCAGATAGTCCACGAGCTTGTGGTGGCGTTCGTAGGACGCGGTGTGGGAATATTGGGGCAGGTAGGCGTAGGTTATGCCGCGCGTGGCCTCGGCCACGGTCACGTCCACGCGGCGGTCGAAGTCGATGTACACCGCGTCTTCGTCTCCCCCGAGGGCGCCCACCAGGATGGCCAGGGCCAGGGCTGCGAAAAGGGCCAGGATAGGCGCGAGCAGAAGCGCCAGACGACCCGTCTCGCCCCTGGCCTGGTCCGAGGCCCGCCGAACGCGGCGGGGCTCGGCGCGCCCGGACTCATCCGGCTTCCTCTCTCTCGCGGGCTCGCCGTGGTGGTCGTCGTTCTCTGGGGCGTTCATGATTGTTTCGACAATATACCAGTCGAACCGGCCGCGCCAGTCCCGAGGAGCGCTCGTGCGTTCCATCACGAGCCCACGAACGAGGGGGGAGCGAAAAAGGACGGAGGTTTTTTCTCGGGACGGTGTTGACAAAGGGCAGTGCCGTACCTATACGACGATGCGTCGCCTTGTTGGCACTCGACGACGATGAGTGCCAATACCAACAACTACTCAACGACACCACAAGACGGAGGAAGTACATGAAGCTCAAACCCTTGCACGATCGTGTCCTGGTCAAGCGCCTCGAAGAAGAGGAAAAGACCGCTGGCGGCATCATCATCCCCGATTCCGCGAAGGAAAAGCCCATCAAGGGCGAAGTCGTGGCCGCCGGTCCCGGCAAGGTCAGCGCCGAGGGCAAGAAGATCGAGATGTCCGTGAAGAAGGGCGACAAGGTGCTCTTCAACAAGTACGCGGGCACCGAGGTCAAGATCGACGGCGTCGAGTACCTCGTCATGCGCGAGGACGACATCCTGGCGATCCTGGACTAACGGTCCCTCGACAACCCAGCGAACATTTCCAGACCGGCACTTCCCAAGGAGGAATACAACATGCCCGCAAAAGAAATTCTTTTTGACACCAAGGCCCGTGAGAAGCTCAAGAGGGGCGTGGACAAGTTGGCCAACGCCGTGAAGGTGACCCTCGGACCCAAGGGCCGCAACGTGGTCATCGAGAAGAGCTTCGGCTCCCCGACCATCACCAAGGACGGCGTGACCGTGGCCAAGGAGATCGAGCTCGACGACAAGTTCGAGAACATGGGCGCCCAGATGGTCAAGGAAGTCGCCTCCAAGACCTCCGACATCGCCGGCGACGGCACCACCACGGCCACCATCCTGGCCCAGGCCATCTTCAACGACGGCGTGAAGCTCGTGGCCGCCGGCCGCAACCCCATGGCCATCAAGCGCGGCATCGACAAGGCCGTTGAGAAGATCGTGGAAGAGCTGGGCAAGCTGGCCAAGCCCACCCGCGACCAGAAGGAAATCGCCCAGGTCGGCACCATTTCCGCCAACAACGACGCCACCATCGGCAACATCATCGCCGACGCCATGGCCAAGGTCGGCAAGGAAGGCGTGATCACGGTCGAGGAGGCCAAGGGCCTGGAGACCACCCTGGACGTCGTCGAGGGCATGCAGTTCGACCGCGGCTACCTCTCCCCCTACTTCGTGACCGATCCCGAAAAGATGGTCTGCGAGATGGAAGAGCCGCTCATCCTCATCAACGAGAAGAAGATCTCCAACATGAAGGACATGCTCCCGGTGCTGGAGCAGGTCGCCAAGATGGGCCGTCCGCTGGTCATCATCGCCGAGGACGTCGAGGGCGAGGCCCTGGCCACCCTGGTGGTCAACAAGCTGCGCGGCACCCTGCAGGCCGTGGCCGTCAAGGCCCCCGGCTTTGGCGAGCGCCGCAAGGCCATGCTCCAGGACATCGCCATCCTGACCGGCGGTCAGGTGGTGTCCGAGGACGTGGGCGTGAAGCTTGAGAACGTGACCCTGAGCACCCTGGGCAAGGCCAAGCGCGTGACCATCGACAAGGAGAACACCACCATCGTCGACGGCGCGGGCAAGTCCGATGACATCAAGGGCCGCGTCGCCCAGATCCGCCGCGAGGCCGACGAGACCTCCTCCGACTACGACCGCGAGAAGCTCCAGGAGCGCCTGGCCAAGCTGGTCGGCGGCGTTGCCGTGATCAATGTCGGCGCGGCCACCGAGACCGAGATGAAGGAGAAGAAGGCCCGCGTCGAGGACGCCCTGAACGCCACCCGCGCGGCCGTCGAGGAAGGCATCGTGCCCGGAGGCGGCGTGGCCCTGGTGCGCTGCTCCAAGGCCCTGGACAAGGTCAAGGGCGCCGACGACGACGAGACCGCCGGCATCGAGCTGGTCCGCCGCGCCATCACCGAGCCGCTGCGCCAGATCGCCAACAACGCGGGCGAGGAAGGCTCCATCATCGTGGAGAAGGTCAAGGAGTCCAAGGATTCCGTCGGCTTCAACGCCGCTTCCTGCGAGTACGAGGACCTGATCAAGGCCGGCGTCATCGACCCCAAGAAGGTGACCCGCATCGCCCTGCAGAACGCCGCTTCCGTGGCCGGTCTGCTGCTGACCACCGAGGCCGCCATCGCCGAGAAGCCCGAGCCCAAGAAGGACGCCCCCATGCCCGGCGGCATGGGTGGCATGGGCGGCATGGGCGGCATGTACTAGACCGCTTCCGCGCTTACACCCGCATCATGACGGCCGGGGCTCCTCTGGGGCCCCGGCCTTTTTTCGGCAGGCTGCTGAAAAAATCCCCTCTGCGGCGTTGCCGCGAAAAAGGAACACCCCGAGCTTCAAATCCTCAGTTGGGATGTGTAGTTACATGGTTTAAAAGACTTTTCACCTTAGACAGGATTTGCCGATCGAGTTCCATTTTGGGCAGGGTTTGCTGGTCTTTCCCACATGAAGCCGCACATGATGGTTCGGGGAATCGGCATTGTACATTTGCCATGCCTGCCGGGAGGCTTCCAGCACCTCGGCGGCATGACGATAGTATCCAGGGAGGCGCTGAATGCCTGAGGCAGCCCCAGGAAGGCGGCGAGGCTTTGGGCACAGGCAAATATAGTGATCGCGGACATCCGCTTGTGTTTGAAGGGGGTTCCGGCAAGCTGCCGGAACCCCCTGAAACATTGCGGAGGAATCAGGGGCTGAGACGCGGTTAGCTCGCGTCGGTCATCATGATCGCCCGGCCAAGAGGCACGAGGCTGGCGTAGAAGGGGTGATCCGTGTTTTGCTCCACCCGGGTCAGGAATTCATCGAACCAAGCCTTCACATGCCGCGCCGCGAAAAGGGCACGAGCCTCGCGGGCTCGTGCCGCAGCTTCGGCATCGTTGCGCGTCTCGGCCTCGATCTCGCGATACACAAGCCAAGCCATGAATTCGAGTTCGGCCACGACGTGGTCGGGCGGGTTGTGGAAGTCATCGGCCAGATCCATGCCCAGTTCCTGATACATGCGTCTGGCATCCATCGTCGAAGGCCCCATTACGCGGCCTTCGCTTTCGAGATAAACCGAGCCGAACGGTGGCGCGGGCAGGCTGAACGGCCCCACGAAAAGCCGTGAATACTCTATCCGTGCTTCGGCCATGTCCGCTTCGTCTGGAGCGGCCCCGGCCGCCCTGGCGGCCAGCCGTGCGGCCTCTGGAGCCAGAGACGAGAGCGACTCGACGAGCGAGCTCAGGCGCGCGGCCAGTTCGGGCGTCGGGATGTCGAAACACGCGGCCAGGGTGGAGAAGGCCTCGACGAGGACTGGCCTGGCGTCGTTCTTTCCGGTGTCGGTCATGTGGTGCTCCTTTCTGCCTTCCTTCGGCCCTGTCCGCCCTGCGAGAGGGCCTGGTCCGGGGGGCGTGATCCCGGACCAGACCCGACGGAGGATGCGGCGTCCCTGGCGTGGTCGGACACCGCGGCTCCCGGCTCCGGACGGAGCCGGAGGAACGAGGCTACTCCGGCGCCGCCTCCAGGTTCAGGTAGCGGACGGCGAAGGTGTATATCAGAAGCGTCAGCGCCAGGGCCAGAAGGACCGTGCCGATCTCGTAGATGCTCGGCCAGTAGCTGACGAACGGGGGCCTGTTCTCGGCCATCTGCCCGATGGGCGCGATCTGGCCGGCGAGCAGAAGCTCCATGCGGCTGGCGAACATACCCACGAGGACCATGAGCGAGGCCACGGCCTTGGCGCTCATCGACAGACGCAGCGACTTTCTGGCCATCATCAACATGGGGATGACGATGCCGATCCACAGTTCGATCTGGAAGAGCGGCGTCGCGGCCAGGTACTGGAAGCCCAGGAATTCAGGTTCGGTGGTCAGGAAGCTGATCTTGGTGCGCAGCAGCAGGACGAAGAGACAGGCGGCCAAGGTCCAGCCCAGAATCTTCCCCAACTCGTCCATGAGGGATTCATGGCCGCTGTCGGCAACCTTGCAGCGCATGCAGTGGATCATGCTGGCCAGGATGATGGCCGCAAGACCGCTGGCGATGGCCGTGACCAGGAAGTACAGCGACACGAACTGGCCGAAGAATGCCAGCCGCGCCTCGACCACGCCGAAGACCACGCCAAGGGCCGTGAACGAGGTCAGTGCGAGCAAAAGCGCGCCCAGCGCTGCGGAGTACGCGCCCTGGGTGTGCCACTCGCCCTTGTTGATGATGTAGAATTTGGAGACGACCAGCACCAGGTAGAAGGTGTAGAGCATGCCCATCCACCAGATCGGCGAGGTCAGGTTGGGCGAGAGGAAGATGTTGACCATGTTTAGCAGGGTCGTCCAGGGGCCGAGGTCCAGCCCCTTGCACATCAGGCCGGTGACGAGCGTTGCGCCGGCGAGCAGCGAGGCCCGCTTGGCGATGGGGTAATAGCGCTTGAGCCCGAAGACCGTGGGCAGCGACGAGAGGAACGTAAGCCCCGCCGCGGTCAGCCCGAAGAAGAGGTATCCGGCCATGGGCAGCGTCCAGAAGGTGACGTCGTTGGCGTTGTACACGCCCACGCCCCCGATGATGACGGTGAGGGCGCTGTAGAGGCCGAACGCCAGGGCCACCCCGAGCGCGGCGAGCCACAGCACGCCGATTCCCGATCTGTTCATTACAGACCTCCCTTGGATCTTTCGTAGGTGCCGGCATTGAACGACCTGATGTAGTAGACCTTGGGCCTGGTGCCCAGGTCCTCGCGCAGGCGTTCAGCCTTGTAGTTGCCGAGCAGTTCGTTGACCTTGCTGTTCGGATCGTCCAGGTCGCCGAAGATGCGCGCGTCCGCCGGGCAGGCCTCGACGCAGTAGGGCAAAAGCCCCTCCACGACCCTGTGGTGGCAAAAAGTGCACTTCTCGACCACGCCGGTGGGCCGCACGGGACGGTACTTGCCGCGCTCCATGTTGGCCCAGGGCACGCCGGTGGTGCCGAGTTTGGCGTTCAGTTCACTCGCCGAGGACGTGCAGCCGGGAATGAGCGGCTGCTCCTTCTCCCAGTCGCCGAAGGGCTTGCGCCAGTTGTACTTCACGACGCCGTAAGGACAGTTCGCCTGACAGTAGCGGCAGCCGATGCACTTCGTGGGGTCGTGCATGGTGATGCCGCCGTCTGTCTTATGCAGGGCCCGCGTCGGGCAACCGCGCACGCAGGGCGCGTTCTCGCAGTGGTTGCACAAGGTCGGCCGGTAGAAGAAGCGAACGTTGGGATAGGTACCCAGCGTCTCGGTCCGTTTGTACGACCAGTTGATGCCCTGCGGCAGATTGTTCTCGTTCTTGCAGGCCACGATGCATCCGCCGCAGCCCGTGCACCTGTGCAGGTCAATGACCATCGCATAGTTTGGCATGTCTCATCACCCCCTGATCTTCTCGACCTTGAGCCGCGCCAAGCCATAGAACACGGACGCACCGCTCAACCGGTCATAGTCGGCCGGGATCAGGTCGTTGTTGTTGCCGCCGAGCGGAGTCTTGCCGAAGACCTTGGAGGCCAGCCTGCCGTAGGCCCAGTGTCCAAGTCCGTAACACTTGGAGATGGTGCCGGGGCGCACGCCCTCCCAGAGCTTGGCCGTGCACTCGATGGAGCCGACAGGGGAAGTCAGGCGGATGCGGTCGCCGTCTTTCAGCCCCAGCCTTCTGCCCTCTGCGGGATTGAACTTGGCCACGTCCTGGTACTGCTCGTCGCCGGGGTCCAGGTCCTTCAGCTCATGATACCAGGAGCAGTTGGCGCTTCTGCCCTCGCGATTCAGGCGCGACTTGTAGTCCACGAGCACGAAGGGGTACTCGTTCGGGTCGCCCAGGACGTAGGGCTCCTCGTAATGCGGCAGGAAGGCCATGTCTCCGCGCGCCTGGTACTTGCAGACCTCGAGCACGCGGTCGATGCTCACGCCGTGCTTCTCGGCATGGCTTGCCAGGGCTTCCTTCAGCGTCTCGGAATAGAATTCGAACATACCGGTCTTGGTCTTCATCTTGCCCCAGCGGGCCCGGAACTTGTACGGATCGGAGTTCCAGACGCCCGCCTTGCAAAAGTCCTCCCAGCCGTTGAAGCGGTCGCCGCCCTTGTACTTGGCGGGGTCCCAGTAATTCTGTGTCATCAGTTTGGTGCAGTAGAGGGAGAATTCCTGTTCGTTCGTGGGGCTCTTTCCAGTCTCGGGATCCTTGATCTGCTCGATGAAATAGCGCTGCAGATAATCGAATCCCTTGGCCGCGAGCTTTTCGGCGATGAGCCAGGGAATCTCGGTCTCATCGGCCTTATAGTCCCACACGCGGTCCACGATGGGCTGCATGAGGGTGCAGTGCCCCCATCCGCCGGCCGAAACATTCACGAAGCCCCATCGCTCCATCATGCTGTGCGTGTCGGGCAGCAGGATGTCCGCGAACCAGGAGAACTCCGAGGCGTTGGTCGTGATGTGGGCCAGGAAGGGAATCTTGGTCAGCGCCCGCTCCCACCGTTCGCCCTGAGGCGAGGAGAAGGGGAAGTTGTTCCAATAGGCGATACAGACCTTGATGTCGTAAGGGTCACTGTTAAGGATGCCGTCGGCCGTGTTGTTGGTCACCACGCCGCCGCCGGATTTGCCGCCGTTGAGCGACGGTAGTTCGAGCCTGCCGCGCTGGTCGATCTTCTCGTTTTTCAGGCCGACCTTGGCTGCGTCGTCATAATATTCCTTGGGATCGGGAATGCCCTGGTTGAAGGATTTGCTGTAGGCCAGCGCGCCGCCCACGTTGTCGCAGGCGCCGACAAG
The sequence above is a segment of the Alkalidesulfovibrio alkalitolerans DSM 16529 genome. Coding sequences within it:
- the nrfD gene encoding NrfD/PsrC family molybdoenzyme membrane anchor subunit codes for the protein MNRSGIGVLWLAALGVALAFGLYSALTVIIGGVGVYNANDVTFWTLPMAGYLFFGLTAAGLTFLSSLPTVFGLKRYYPIAKRASLLAGATLVTGLMCKGLDLGPWTTLLNMVNIFLSPNLTSPIWWMGMLYTFYLVLVVSKFYIINKGEWHTQGAYSAALGALLLALTSFTALGVVFGVVEARLAFFGQFVSLYFLVTAIASGLAAIILASMIHCMRCKVADSGHESLMDELGKILGWTLAACLFVLLLRTKISFLTTEPEFLGFQYLAATPLFQIELWIGIVIPMLMMARKSLRLSMSAKAVASLMVLVGMFASRMELLLAGQIAPIGQMAENRPPFVSYWPSIYEIGTVLLALALTLLIYTFAVRYLNLEAAPE
- a CDS encoding sensor domain-containing diguanylate cyclase, giving the protein MLLKSLSTIHGRIRAYSLLLVALPIAISLLVFVFFMRTGIIDDKEAEIEERLTVQAAVIDRWMRSRLQDAMLVASLPAVRRVDMEAMMEAFAAFASTRVDVSGVIFVGPDGRTRMDTAASPGLDVSDRAYFKEGREGRPFISDVLIGRVSDQPIIMFSAPVFDNQGVFQGVIVTPVRMTTVSSLLSRMRLGKTGESFLVTGDGSLLTELSGNGPASQGANAPPLLSPLNTPILGAVARGVEMHGPYRNHAGKRVVGAYAPLTVKPWILVGEIPESEVMGGARTAVAVAMGAGLLTILLLTPLLIRLARSIERPIERLVDFSESMREGEYAASCLPKKMQGAPDEVSRLHDSFCTLGETLRETIGELESISVTDSLTGLRNRRYLMQEGERLVARHMRSGQPLAALMLDIDHFKKVNDTHGHQTGDALLRHVSGIMAETVRGSDVLARIGGEEFCILAPSADEAQAVLLAERIRERVQMCPLPLGRETLACTLSIGVARLAEDVEFGSSPLEDALARADAALYEAKRTGRNRVAAASVLPPSSDQTA
- a CDS encoding phosphate/phosphite/phosphonate ABC transporter substrate-binding protein, which translates into the protein MERTSAPRDWRGRFDWYIVETIMNAPENDDHHGEPARERKPDESGRAEPRRVRRASDQARGETGRLALLLAPILALFAALALAILVGALGGDEDAVYIDFDRRVDVTVAEATRGITYAYLPQYSHTASYERHHKLVDYLRKETGLSIRQVYPDTFEDHIKMVGDGAIDISFVNPFVYVQINERYGAQAFARIVGSEEDGGFWGEILVRADNKTIRTLDDVRGKRWIAVDPSSAGGYLFPLGHFLENGLRKRDFAEVAFAPGPGGKQEKVVLGVLSGKYDVGTVRDGTRALLADRIDMGQIRVLAVTREYPNWLFAARRGLNPEILMDVKKALLSLDRDNPGHREILDAARFEAIHAAVDADFDPVRELVARLAAEGEVAP
- the groL gene encoding chaperonin GroEL (60 kDa chaperone family; promotes refolding of misfolded polypeptides especially under stressful conditions; forms two stacked rings of heptamers to form a barrel-shaped 14mer; ends can be capped by GroES; misfolded proteins enter the barrel where they are refolded when GroES binds) — its product is MPAKEILFDTKAREKLKRGVDKLANAVKVTLGPKGRNVVIEKSFGSPTITKDGVTVAKEIELDDKFENMGAQMVKEVASKTSDIAGDGTTTATILAQAIFNDGVKLVAAGRNPMAIKRGIDKAVEKIVEELGKLAKPTRDQKEIAQVGTISANNDATIGNIIADAMAKVGKEGVITVEEAKGLETTLDVVEGMQFDRGYLSPYFVTDPEKMVCEMEEPLILINEKKISNMKDMLPVLEQVAKMGRPLVIIAEDVEGEALATLVVNKLRGTLQAVAVKAPGFGERRKAMLQDIAILTGGQVVSEDVGVKLENVTLSTLGKAKRVTIDKENTTIVDGAGKSDDIKGRVAQIRREADETSSDYDREKLQERLAKLVGGVAVINVGAATETEMKEKKARVEDALNATRAAVEEGIVPGGGVALVRCSKALDKVKGADDDETAGIELVRRAITEPLRQIANNAGEEGSIIVEKVKESKDSVGFNAASCEYEDLIKAGVIDPKKVTRIALQNAASVAGLLLTTEAAIAEKPEPKKDAPMPGGMGGMGGMGGMY
- a CDS encoding ATP-binding protein produces the protein MYLVIGSLLAATGLAAMLLTTAIAGEALTDEAKRRAESLAMSLAARSVDPLLAVDFLRLKNMVDETVNTGADIIYAFVIDPQDQVMAHSFSGGFPIELLRINLPPDPAAPMEPGARRTSARLLDTGTELIYDFAAPVSLGGNLLGVARVGLSQTSVQAARRELALAIVVAVGLVAVLAVGLGSLFARTVTRRIAVLRESAEEIMHGNLDVHAGPRLAEACWEIMDCDRTDCPAYGDRSRRCWHLAGTLCENCGEAEFPAKLDSCLDCRVYRQNRGDEIQDLAEAFDVMAVSLRDHIRELKSAQTDLARQQQLLRTIFDVTPDLVSLQDEKGAYRAVNKAFRRYFGCRDQDVIGRADPALFAIQGAEVNAAEDASLLETGRPVSKEIMVDHETSKRWFHVVKVPVTDSGGRIIGLLMTARDISALKNYQDQLIQSQKMEDLGRLAGGVAHEINTPLGIILGYAQMLLEDLPEGSQPREDVAIIEKQTKVCKKIVADLLGFSRQSANVIREMDLNESIEEVVSLVRTIFRQERVEIETDLDPTIPPIWGDKEKLKSVWLNLVNNAFDSIGQDGAIFIRSKLCRHRRRVVLFFADTGAGISQENLKKIFDPFFTTKQVGKGTGLGLSISFGVIKDHQGRISAVSPAPVEYLGNGPSEHTKPGPGTVFVIELPLSREGLPDEECEETASMRAGVSV
- the groES gene encoding co-chaperone GroES → MKLKPLHDRVLVKRLEEEEKTAGGIIIPDSAKEKPIKGEVVAAGPGKVSAEGKKIEMSVKKGDKVLFNKYAGTEVKIDGVEYLVMREDDILAILD
- a CDS encoding TorD/DmsD family molecular chaperone, whose protein sequence is MTDTGKNDARPVLVEAFSTLAACFDIPTPELAARLSSLVESLSSLAPEAARLAARAAGAAPDEADMAEARIEYSRLFVGPFSLPAPPFGSVYLESEGRVMGPSTMDARRMYQELGMDLADDFHNPPDHVVAELEFMAWLVYREIEAETRNDAEAAARAREARALFAARHVKAWFDEFLTRVEQNTDHPFYASLVPLGRAIMMTDAS
- a CDS encoding 4Fe-4S dicluster domain-containing protein; amino-acid sequence: MPNYAMVIDLHRCTGCGGCIVACKNENNLPQGINWSYKRTETLGTYPNVRFFYRPTLCNHCENAPCVRGCPTRALHKTDGGITMHDPTKCIGCRYCQANCPYGVVKYNWRKPFGDWEKEQPLIPGCTSSASELNAKLGTTGVPWANMERGKYRPVRPTGVVEKCTFCHHRVVEGLLPYCVEACPADARIFGDLDDPNSKVNELLGNYKAERLREDLGTRPKVYYIRSFNAGTYERSKGGL